A single genomic interval of halophilic archaeon DL31 harbors:
- a CDS encoding ribosomal protein S15 (PFAM: Ribosomal protein S15; Ribosomal protein S13/S15, N-terminal~KEGG: hbo:Hbor_20930 SSU ribosomal protein s15p) codes for MHTRRRGSSGSDNPVAEDAPEWSDVDVEDVESRVVELAEQGHDPSQIGLKLRDEGVKGTPVPDVKLATGKKLTEILEENDADSDLPEDLRNLMERAVRLRKHMDRNPQDAQNKRALQNTESKIRRLVHYYRGDELDADFEYDYETAEEILESSN; via the coding sequence ATGCACACCCGTCGCCGCGGGTCGTCCGGTTCGGACAACCCCGTGGCAGAAGACGCACCGGAGTGGAGCGACGTCGACGTCGAGGACGTAGAGTCCCGCGTCGTCGAACTCGCAGAGCAGGGTCACGATCCCTCACAGATCGGCCTGAAACTGCGCGATGAGGGCGTGAAGGGCACGCCCGTCCCGGACGTGAAGCTCGCAACCGGGAAGAAACTCACCGAGATTCTCGAGGAGAACGACGCTGATTCCGACCTCCCCGAGGACCTCCGGAACCTGATGGAGCGCGCCGTCCGCCTGCGCAAGCACATGGACCGCAACCCACAGGACGCACAGAACAAGCGCGCGCTGCAGAACACGGAGTCGAAGATTCGACGCCTCGTCCACTACTACCGTGGTGACGAGCTCGACGCCGACTTCGAGTACGACTACGAGACGGCCGAAGAGATTCTCGAGTCGTCGAACTAA
- a CDS encoding 1-pyrroline-5-carboxylate dehydrogenase (KEGG: hla:Hlac_3373 aldehyde dehydrogenase~PFAM: Aldehyde dehydrogenase) has protein sequence MQQRDYEDELTYHNHQQNGTEAQFHDAYEAAVDSVQSDLGATHPLRIDGEAVTTDDSFVVKSPGDFDLEIGEFAAGEAAEVEAAVDVASAAHPDWEDRDPSSRTEVFTTAADLLRDRKYEFAAALSLENGKNRTEAMADVDEAIDFLAFYSREFDRTDGYHFDTGEPTPGQHTTNLLRPYGVFGVIAPFNFPVAITMGMTAGALITGNTVVLKPASATPLVAHMYVDLLEDAGIPDGVINLVTGGGADVGTPLVEHEDVAGVAFTGSRAVGLGIQESFSELGKRGPVIAELGGKNPVIVTDGADLDDAVNGVMNGAFSFSGQKCSATSRVYVDEQHVDEFTDRLVEATEELTIGHPADRETFVSPLIDDSALEHYLEIAETARADGEVLTGGAEVTDDDLPEGRYVEPTVVTDIPHDHELAVEEHFVPFLTVHPISDLDEGIEKSNDSEYGLCAGIFSTDEAEIERWFDEIESGMCYANRSQSATTGALVQAQPFGGWKFSGTTGKFAGGYWYLQQFMREQTRTRVE, from the coding sequence ATGCAACAACGCGACTACGAGGACGAACTGACGTACCACAATCACCAACAGAACGGCACCGAAGCCCAGTTCCACGACGCCTATGAGGCCGCCGTGGACTCGGTGCAAAGCGATCTCGGGGCCACCCACCCGCTCCGCATCGACGGAGAGGCTGTCACTACTGACGATAGCTTCGTCGTCAAGTCGCCTGGCGACTTCGACCTCGAGATCGGCGAGTTTGCCGCGGGCGAGGCCGCCGAGGTCGAGGCCGCCGTCGATGTCGCGAGCGCTGCACACCCTGACTGGGAGGACCGGGACCCGTCGTCGCGTACTGAGGTGTTTACCACCGCTGCGGACCTCCTGCGGGACCGCAAGTACGAGTTCGCCGCCGCGCTCTCCCTCGAAAACGGCAAAAACCGGACCGAGGCGATGGCCGATGTTGACGAGGCGATCGACTTCCTCGCGTTCTACAGCCGGGAGTTCGACCGTACCGACGGCTACCACTTCGACACCGGCGAGCCGACGCCGGGCCAGCACACGACGAACCTGCTGCGGCCCTACGGCGTCTTCGGGGTCATCGCGCCGTTCAACTTCCCCGTCGCAATCACGATGGGCATGACCGCGGGCGCGCTCATCACGGGGAACACCGTCGTCCTGAAGCCCGCGAGCGCGACGCCGTTGGTCGCACACATGTACGTCGACCTACTCGAAGACGCCGGCATCCCCGACGGCGTGATCAACCTCGTCACCGGCGGCGGTGCGGACGTGGGTACCCCCCTCGTCGAACACGAGGACGTGGCCGGTGTCGCCTTTACGGGTTCGCGGGCGGTCGGCCTCGGCATTCAGGAGAGCTTCTCGGAACTGGGCAAACGCGGTCCAGTAATCGCCGAACTCGGCGGCAAGAACCCCGTCATTGTCACCGACGGGGCTGACCTCGACGACGCCGTCAATGGCGTGATGAATGGGGCCTTCTCCTTCAGCGGCCAGAAGTGCTCAGCCACCTCGCGGGTGTACGTCGACGAACAGCATGTCGACGAGTTCACCGACCGGCTCGTCGAAGCGACCGAGGAGCTGACCATCGGTCACCCGGCCGACCGTGAGACGTTCGTCTCGCCACTCATCGACGACTCGGCGCTCGAACACTACTTGGAGATCGCCGAGACGGCCCGGGCCGACGGCGAAGTCCTGACCGGCGGGGCCGAAGTCACCGACGACGATCTCCCAGAGGGCCGCTACGTCGAACCCACCGTCGTCACGGATATCCCGCACGACCACGAACTCGCCGTCGAGGAGCACTTCGTTCCGTTCCTGACGGTTCACCCGATCTCGGACCTCGACGAAGGGATCGAGAAGTCCAACGACAGCGAGTACGGCCTCTGTGCCGGCATCTTCTCGACCGACGAGGCCGAGATCGAGCGCTGGTTCGACGAAATCGAGTCGGGGATGTGTTACGCCAATCGGTCCCAGAGCGCTACGACCGGCGCGCTCGTGCAGGCCCAGCCCTTCGGCGGCTGGAAGTTTTCGGGGACGACCGGGAAGTTCGCCGGCGGCTACTGGTATCTCCAGCAGTTCATGCGCGAACAGACCCGTACCCGCGTCGAGTAG